In Methanoregula sp., a single window of DNA contains:
- a CDS encoding ATP-binding protein, with translation MKTFQLFNSSSPFTRTRVITIAVATVIALGINLVGMFTGITVLLSHVIYIPIILAGYWFPRRGLLFSTLIAVAYGALITLILPLDLLLIVSTLFRMTFFILVGGVVTFLSAKLRESEQQLHEIIEFLPYPTFAVNCEGVVIVWNQAVEELTGVRKAEILNKGDGAYSIAFYGVKRPALLDLILTPGPETDTWYPQVKKEGKKLVSEIFIPHFKGGKGVYLRIAATALVDGNGNVTGAIESIRDITEQVMTESALQNTSSRLNTIAGIVRHDISRKLAGLYGILSIGVMKFDDPDVLFLIEALKDSAQGIQRQIDISREFKDIGTSPPAWIPVQGAVLDTIGRLGVGGISFRTWAERLEVFADPHLPAVFFHIFDTTIKETDGVTTVVVTYHIRENGCAILVETDGAGIETSIKESLFTQKEERYGHGLFLAHEICAISDMTIKETGTPKKGTRFEIMIPPEGYRIL, from the coding sequence ATGAAGACATTTCAATTATTCAATTCTTCATCTCCGTTCACCCGTACGCGTGTTATTACTATTGCGGTTGCGACGGTAATTGCATTGGGTATAAATCTCGTTGGCATGTTCACCGGAATCACCGTTCTGCTTTCGCATGTAATATACATACCCATCATTCTTGCCGGCTACTGGTTCCCCCGCCGGGGTCTTCTTTTTTCTACGCTTATTGCCGTTGCCTATGGTGCACTGATCACACTTATCCTGCCCCTGGATCTCCTCCTCATCGTTTCCACTCTCTTCCGCATGACTTTCTTTATCCTTGTCGGGGGAGTGGTTACATTTCTCTCTGCAAAACTGCGGGAATCTGAGCAGCAGCTTCACGAGATCATCGAATTTTTACCCTACCCGACATTTGCTGTAAACTGTGAAGGTGTGGTGATCGTATGGAACCAGGCAGTCGAAGAGCTGACGGGAGTGAGAAAAGCAGAGATCCTTAATAAGGGGGATGGGGCCTATTCCATCGCATTCTATGGAGTAAAGCGTCCCGCCCTCCTGGATCTCATTCTCACACCCGGTCCTGAAACAGATACGTGGTACCCCCAGGTAAAAAAAGAAGGTAAAAAACTGGTCTCTGAAATTTTTATCCCTCATTTTAAAGGAGGAAAAGGGGTGTATCTCCGTATTGCTGCAACCGCCCTTGTTGACGGGAACGGTAATGTCACGGGTGCCATTGAATCGATCCGGGATATAACCGAACAGGTCATGACCGAATCGGCACTCCAGAATACCAGCAGCCGGCTCAATACCATTGCCGGTATCGTGCGTCATGACATTTCAAGAAAACTTGCAGGCCTGTATGGGATCCTTTCGATTGGGGTGATGAAATTTGATGATCCTGATGTCCTGTTCCTGATCGAAGCTCTTAAGGATTCAGCTCAGGGAATCCAGCGCCAGATCGATATATCCCGCGAGTTTAAGGATATCGGCACATCACCCCCGGCCTGGATTCCGGTGCAGGGTGCAGTGCTGGATACAATCGGGCGTCTTGGGGTTGGCGGCATCTCGTTCAGAACATGGGCTGAACGACTGGAAGTCTTTGCTGATCCCCATCTCCCGGCAGTATTTTTCCATATTTTTGACACAACCATAAAAGAAACGGATGGAGTGACTACGGTCGTAGTCACCTACCACATACGGGAAAATGGCTGTGCTATTCTTGTAGAAACAGATGGTGCGGGCATTGAAACGAGCATAAAAGAATCGTTGTTCACGCAAAAAGAAGAACGGTATGGTCACGGGTTGTTCCTTGCCCATGAAATTTGTGCCATCAGTGATATGACGATCAAAGAAACGGGAACTCCCAAAAAAGGCACACGGTTTGAGATCATGATTCCCCCCGAAGGATACCGGATACTATGA
- a CDS encoding hybrid sensor histidine kinase/response regulator produces MNKKQYDNDGASLYMNGTYPKKPMKLLVVEDSRTQAEYLRHILENEGYRVVLAANGLEALEQIKIDRPALVLSDIIMPEMDGYELCRRIRSDAAMASIPVILVTQLFDPVDVIKGLEAGADNIIIKPFEPQHVYSRIHSVLQMLSRPDPDGRSGTGIEVSFADSNHTITAGRLQILTILLSTYDLAVRKNTELLETHERLNAVNEELQVTVEKLQQVNDDLFKENAERKKVEDALEKANKKLQLMASITRHDLLNQLMALHEYIELALVEKNAEPEKAWKYILTADGIVNQTVNTVRFTGDYQKVGIKSAVWHNVSTLIDNSLKHTSLGTVKLDNSVPVEIELYADPLIEKVFSNLIENAVRYGGISMTTIRFSYGCKNNTCTIICEDNGTGIPADEKEKIFTYGFGKNTGLGLFLSREILNITGITIKETGDPHRGARFEITCPPATIRSPEKS; encoded by the coding sequence ATGAACAAAAAACAATACGATAATGATGGAGCCAGCCTTTACATGAACGGCACTTATCCAAAAAAGCCGATGAAACTTCTCGTAGTCGAAGACAGCAGGACCCAGGCGGAATACCTGCGTCATATCCTTGAAAATGAAGGGTACAGGGTAGTTCTTGCAGCAAATGGTCTTGAAGCATTGGAACAGATTAAAATCGATCGCCCTGCTCTGGTGTTATCAGACATTATTATGCCGGAGATGGACGGGTATGAACTCTGCCGCAGGATCCGTTCCGATGCTGCAATGGCATCAATTCCGGTCATTCTCGTCACCCAACTTTTCGACCCAGTGGATGTGATCAAAGGCCTTGAAGCGGGTGCCGATAATATCATTATCAAACCCTTTGAGCCCCAGCACGTTTATTCACGAATTCATAGTGTTCTCCAGATGCTCTCCCGCCCTGACCCAGACGGCCGATCCGGAACCGGCATCGAGGTGTCGTTTGCAGACAGCAACCATACCATCACTGCCGGGAGACTGCAAATCCTCACAATTCTGCTCTCTACCTATGATCTGGCAGTCAGGAAAAATACTGAACTGCTCGAAACCCACGAGCGCCTCAATGCAGTAAATGAGGAACTCCAGGTGACAGTTGAAAAACTTCAGCAGGTAAATGATGATCTGTTCAAGGAGAATGCTGAAAGAAAAAAAGTTGAAGATGCCCTGGAAAAAGCCAACAAAAAACTCCAGTTGATGGCAAGTATCACCCGGCATGATCTTCTCAACCAGCTCATGGCCCTTCACGAATACATTGAACTTGCACTCGTGGAAAAAAATGCAGAGCCAGAAAAAGCATGGAAATATATCCTCACTGCGGATGGGATTGTCAACCAGACGGTCAACACGGTACGATTTACCGGAGATTACCAGAAAGTCGGCATCAAGTCAGCAGTGTGGCACAATGTCAGCACCCTTATAGACAATTCCTTAAAACACACCTCGCTTGGCACCGTGAAACTGGATAATTCTGTGCCAGTAGAGATTGAACTGTATGCAGACCCGTTAATCGAGAAAGTATTTTCCAATCTTATCGAAAATGCCGTGAGGTACGGGGGCATATCGATGACTACTATCCGTTTCAGCTATGGATGTAAAAACAATACCTGCACGATCATCTGCGAGGATAACGGTACCGGAATACCTGCAGATGAAAAAGAGAAGATCTTTACCTACGGATTTGGAAAAAATACCGGTCTTGGCCTTTTCCTATCCCGGGAAATTCTGAATATTACCGGCATCACCATAAAAGAGACAGGAGATCCCCATAGAGGGGCACGATTCGAAATTACCTGCCCTCCGGCAACCATCCGTTCACCGGAAAAGTCGTGA
- a CDS encoding chemotaxis protein CheW, producing MTGQDDEFRKKLLATFREEAEEYVNTITEGLLEMEKTGPETVGKVTEKVFRTIHSLKGAARAVSVKEIELVCQNLENVFATIKNGGYSPDADAFDIFHNAVKVIRIHLQGAQAQQPSSAEVILAIRGLIAPKKSAGHYPDTSQRDNKNTFLNTSPVIRVVASTGPERDTPHDSGSFPESSTGKTKPVASGLFPVPPTIQNEGQYPRTGSSATVRISAHKLDRLIAGSDDLLTTRLFITHRMRELEEMMTRFSQWRWNHAMVSSDLYLLREAITDTKKTTLPPDLIVPLRHMLEFLEYDREFMAYLRHDLGAHIRATELDRSALETSTSEISDLIHDAVLVPIAEILLPFSGFVREYSRNTGKNVDLIIEGEAIEMDRRILESLKDPLMHLINNSIDHGIEYPDIREEQHKPARGMVRIRIAPLSGSKVGIEVSDDGAGIDCNNVRTAAVKNGIITAREAGKLTDEEALWLVFRSGLSVKPDVSDISGRGLGLAIVEDTVTRLGGNVILASQPGKGTSITLRVPVRLATFRGVVVRSGSHRYVLPMQQVRQVFRTKPDAIVFHDNRPTITLKGEIISIIRLTDALGISKYHRTPEIPAQVPIIIIAYGAGQIACMVDEVLQVQEIVVRPLGSQLRRVKRITGAAILGDGTIAIVLDPIELIQEAIKTDLPVPYAEQHDVISGRVLVVEDSVTSRMFLANILEQGGHEVVTARDGMEAFAMLKEDKFDMVVSDVDMPRMNGFTLTEKIRADSRLSYLPVVLVTSLDTREDRAHGIAVGADVYMEKSGFEKVRFLSVINELLHGDY from the coding sequence ATGACCGGTCAGGATGATGAATTCAGGAAAAAACTCCTTGCCACATTCAGAGAAGAGGCAGAGGAATACGTAAATACCATTACCGAAGGCCTTCTTGAGATGGAGAAGACCGGACCGGAAACCGTAGGGAAGGTGACCGAGAAGGTTTTTCGTACAATCCACAGCCTGAAAGGAGCTGCACGGGCAGTCAGTGTAAAAGAGATCGAACTGGTGTGCCAGAATCTTGAAAATGTCTTTGCCACCATCAAGAACGGGGGATATTCACCTGATGCTGACGCATTTGATATTTTCCACAATGCGGTAAAGGTTATCCGGATACATTTGCAGGGTGCCCAGGCTCAACAACCCAGTTCTGCTGAAGTCATACTGGCCATCAGGGGACTGATTGCCCCAAAAAAGAGTGCGGGACACTATCCGGACACCAGCCAGAGAGATAATAAAAATACATTTCTCAACACATCCCCCGTCATCCGCGTTGTCGCTTCAACGGGCCCGGAACGGGATACTCCCCATGATAGTGGCTCTTTTCCGGAGAGTTCAACTGGTAAAACCAAACCTGTAGCATCAGGATTGTTTCCTGTTCCACCGACTATCCAGAACGAGGGGCAGTATCCAAGAACCGGTAGCAGTGCCACGGTGAGGATTTCGGCACATAAACTCGACCGTCTTATCGCAGGTTCTGATGATCTCCTTACAACACGGCTCTTCATCACTCACAGGATGCGGGAGCTTGAAGAGATGATGACCCGGTTTTCCCAGTGGCGCTGGAACCACGCCATGGTTTCATCAGATCTTTATTTACTCCGGGAAGCCATCACTGACACTAAAAAAACCACACTTCCTCCGGATCTTATCGTCCCGCTACGCCATATGCTTGAGTTCTTAGAATATGACCGGGAATTCATGGCTTATCTCAGGCATGATCTGGGAGCTCATATCCGTGCAACAGAACTTGACCGGTCTGCACTCGAAACGAGCACATCAGAGATATCTGATCTTATCCATGATGCGGTATTGGTACCTATTGCTGAAATCCTGCTGCCATTCTCAGGTTTTGTTCGGGAATATTCACGAAATACAGGAAAAAATGTCGATCTCATTATTGAAGGTGAAGCGATTGAGATGGACCGTCGTATCCTCGAATCGCTTAAAGATCCACTGATGCACCTGATAAACAACAGTATCGATCACGGGATTGAGTATCCCGATATCCGGGAAGAACAACACAAACCTGCGCGAGGAATGGTCCGTATCCGTATCGCCCCCCTGTCAGGCAGCAAAGTCGGCATCGAGGTGTCAGATGATGGAGCCGGGATCGACTGTAATAATGTGCGAACCGCGGCAGTAAAAAACGGGATCATCACAGCCCGTGAGGCCGGAAAACTTACCGATGAAGAGGCTCTATGGCTGGTCTTCCGCTCCGGGCTTTCCGTAAAACCCGATGTATCGGATATCTCCGGAAGGGGCCTGGGTCTTGCAATTGTTGAAGATACCGTAACGCGTCTTGGCGGAAATGTGATCCTTGCCTCGCAACCAGGGAAAGGGACCAGTATCACTTTGCGAGTCCCGGTAAGGCTTGCCACATTCCGGGGAGTGGTTGTTCGATCCGGTAGTCACCGGTATGTCCTTCCCATGCAGCAGGTCCGGCAGGTATTCAGGACAAAACCAGATGCCATTGTCTTCCATGATAACCGGCCAACAATAACCCTCAAGGGAGAAATCATCAGTATCATCAGGCTTACAGATGCTCTCGGCATCAGCAAATATCACCGCACCCCGGAAATACCTGCACAGGTACCGATTATTATCATTGCCTACGGGGCGGGACAGATTGCCTGTATGGTGGATGAGGTTCTCCAGGTCCAGGAGATCGTTGTGCGACCTCTTGGCAGTCAGCTGCGCAGGGTAAAACGCATCACGGGGGCAGCAATTCTCGGGGACGGAACCATAGCCATTGTACTTGACCCGATTGAGCTGATCCAGGAAGCGATAAAAACAGACCTTCCGGTACCGTATGCAGAGCAGCACGATGTGATTTCCGGACGTGTGCTTGTTGTTGAGGATTCTGTCACTTCCCGGATGTTTCTCGCTAACATACTTGAGCAGGGAGGCCACGAAGTGGTGACCGCACGCGATGGTATGGAAGCATTCGCAATGCTTAAGGAGGATAAGTTTGATATGGTCGTCTCAGATGTGGACATGCCCCGCATGAATGGCTTTACACTCACGGAAAAAATCCGGGCCGATTCAAGACTTTCCTACCTGCCCGTAGTACTGGTCACTTCACTTGATACCAGAGAAGACCGTGCACACGGTATTGCAGTCGGGGCTGATGTGTACATGGAAAAAAGTGGTTTTGAAAAAGTGAGGTTTTTATCCGTTATCAATGAACTGCTCCATGGAGATTACTAA
- a CDS encoding Cache 3/Cache 2 fusion domain-containing protein, with protein sequence MKVGTKILVICLFLAIIPTLLLGLVAYTSSSSVISEQTQALLETQVGDMKGWTNDVYKLTRNKVNSDLNVAKQNFYGKGTPEVINDKMTLIDSRGNRYVVNDNFETVDQVQAMVGGAATVFQVYNNSYAVRISTNVLDTNGKRAVGTRLTDDVYKVTVNDDVTYYGRRDLFGKNYVTAYEPIKDPSGKVIGVLFVGTEEGQTLDVVKKSIRETIVGKNGYMYVIDSAGNVLVHPSSEGQNWADKDYVKQMFRNKEGAVPHEVDGMNVLDAYTYYEPLDWYIVSRAELSDFTGPIDTIRNTIFALMIASMAIGAAIAILFGRSISGPLQSVVVMIKELRNGHLSARLNIKRQDEIGIMAATMDEFADDLQTNVVGNIKKIAKGDYIEAFAEPVDDRDEIRPALRMMVDSLDHLHKETIKLTDAARAGDLSVRGNENAFRGGYRMIIAGFNKTLETITEPVNEAMRLARFYASGDFTARFDEKIPVAGEFVAYRDALNTIGIELQRLMKLINEELYEGVSVLSSASSEILTVTTQLATASSQTASTVNDTSDTVEGVRKKTDIVILKSKSVSEKAMKAITVSGEGQKSVQEILDGMNHIQRQMDTIGMSVIKLSEQSQAIGEIIATVTDISEQSNLLAVNASIEAAKAGDFGKGFAVVAHEIHNLAEQSKQATANIRTILTDIQRGVSSTVVSTEQGTRSVADAVRLTSDAREAIEVLTRSIADSSREAIEITSSIQEQAAGVDQISLAMEKIRDAAQKNLEITRKAEKTAEDLHELGVRLKKLTVQYHV encoded by the coding sequence ATGAAAGTCGGGACCAAGATTCTCGTCATCTGTCTTTTCTTGGCAATCATCCCGACACTGTTGCTCGGGCTGGTCGCGTATACCAGCTCAAGCAGCGTTATCAGTGAACAGACCCAGGCCTTGTTAGAAACTCAGGTCGGGGATATGAAAGGATGGACCAATGATGTCTACAAGCTGACCCGCAATAAGGTCAACAGTGACCTCAATGTGGCAAAACAGAATTTCTATGGCAAGGGCACGCCTGAAGTCATTAATGACAAAATGACCTTAATCGACAGCAGGGGCAACCGTTACGTGGTCAATGATAACTTCGAGACGGTCGACCAGGTGCAGGCAATGGTCGGGGGAGCTGCAACCGTTTTCCAGGTATACAATAACAGTTACGCGGTCCGCATTTCAACCAATGTTCTGGATACGAATGGGAAGCGTGCAGTCGGAACCCGCCTGACTGATGATGTCTATAAAGTGACCGTGAACGATGATGTTACGTACTATGGAAGACGCGACCTGTTTGGGAAAAATTACGTCACAGCTTATGAGCCGATCAAAGATCCCAGCGGAAAGGTAATTGGCGTTCTATTCGTGGGAACAGAAGAAGGACAGACCCTCGACGTGGTCAAGAAGAGTATACGGGAGACCATTGTCGGTAAGAATGGCTACATGTATGTGATTGACAGCGCGGGAAATGTGCTGGTCCATCCAAGCTCGGAAGGGCAGAACTGGGCAGATAAGGATTATGTTAAACAGATGTTCAGGAACAAGGAAGGTGCAGTTCCCCATGAAGTAGACGGGATGAACGTCCTTGATGCCTACACATATTATGAACCTCTTGACTGGTATATTGTATCACGCGCTGAGCTCTCGGATTTCACCGGGCCCATTGATACCATACGAAATACCATCTTCGCCCTGATGATCGCATCGATGGCCATTGGTGCAGCCATTGCAATTCTCTTTGGTCGTTCAATATCGGGTCCACTTCAGTCGGTAGTGGTCATGATCAAGGAACTCAGGAACGGCCACCTTTCTGCACGTCTCAATATTAAAAGACAGGATGAGATTGGGATCATGGCCGCAACCATGGATGAGTTTGCCGATGATCTCCAGACCAATGTCGTCGGGAATATCAAAAAGATTGCTAAAGGGGATTATATCGAAGCCTTTGCTGAGCCGGTTGATGATCGCGATGAGATCCGTCCTGCACTCAGGATGATGGTTGATTCATTGGACCACCTCCACAAAGAGACGATCAAACTTACCGATGCTGCAAGGGCCGGGGACCTTTCCGTTCGCGGGAATGAGAATGCATTCAGGGGCGGGTACCGGATGATCATCGCCGGGTTCAATAAGACCCTTGAAACGATCACCGAGCCGGTGAACGAGGCCATGCGCCTGGCCCGGTTCTATGCATCCGGTGATTTTACTGCCCGGTTTGATGAGAAGATACCGGTAGCGGGTGAATTTGTTGCTTACCGGGATGCACTCAACACGATCGGTATCGAGCTCCAGCGCTTAATGAAACTGATCAATGAGGAACTCTACGAAGGGGTCTCCGTCCTTTCCTCGGCATCAAGCGAGATCCTGACGGTAACTACCCAACTCGCAACTGCCAGCTCCCAGACGGCAAGTACCGTCAATGACACATCAGATACCGTAGAAGGCGTTAGGAAAAAGACCGACATTGTGATTCTCAAGTCAAAATCCGTGTCGGAAAAAGCGATGAAAGCCATAACCGTTTCCGGTGAAGGCCAGAAATCCGTGCAGGAGATTCTCGATGGGATGAACCACATCCAGCGGCAGATGGATACCATCGGAATGAGTGTCATCAAGCTCTCTGAACAGAGCCAGGCCATCGGGGAGATCATTGCAACGGTAACCGATATATCGGAACAGTCCAACCTCCTTGCAGTTAATGCATCCATTGAAGCGGCAAAAGCCGGTGATTTCGGGAAAGGTTTTGCGGTAGTTGCCCATGAGATTCACAACCTCGCAGAGCAATCAAAACAGGCAACGGCAAACATCCGCACGATCTTAACCGATATCCAGCGGGGTGTCTCTTCAACGGTGGTATCTACCGAGCAGGGAACCCGTTCCGTTGCGGATGCAGTCAGGCTGACTTCCGATGCACGGGAGGCAATCGAAGTGCTTACTCGTTCGATTGCTGACTCTTCGCGCGAAGCAATTGAAATTACTTCATCCATCCAGGAACAGGCTGCCGGTGTTGACCAGATCTCACTTGCCATGGAAAAGATCCGGGATGCAGCGCAGAAAAATCTCGAAATTACCCGGAAAGCAGAAAAGACGGCAGAAGACCTGCATGAACTGGGTGTGCGCTTAAAGAAACTCACCGTTCAGTACCATGTCTGA